A stretch of Janibacter endophyticus DNA encodes these proteins:
- the cysE gene encoding serine O-acetyltransferase yields the protein MPEHPTPWMTVREDVDAAMRRDPAATSRLVVLLTSAGLHAIWLHRIAHRWWQKRSLRWPARILAYVSRTVTGVEIHPGAHIGRRFFIDHGMGVVIGETAEIGDDVMLYHGVTLGGTSHARVKRHPTLGDNVLVGAGAKILGPVHVGSNVKVGANSVVVKDVPTGAVATGVPAVYRFPQVEAQKVADREVDPLDLPFLDPAIFI from the coding sequence ATGCCGGAGCACCCGACCCCGTGGATGACCGTGCGCGAGGACGTCGACGCAGCGATGCGCCGTGACCCCGCCGCGACGTCGCGGCTCGTCGTGCTGCTCACCTCGGCCGGGCTGCACGCGATCTGGCTGCACCGCATCGCCCACCGCTGGTGGCAGAAGCGCTCGCTGCGCTGGCCCGCGCGGATCCTGGCCTACGTCTCCCGGACGGTCACCGGCGTCGAGATCCACCCGGGCGCACACATCGGCCGTCGCTTCTTCATCGACCACGGCATGGGGGTCGTCATCGGCGAGACCGCCGAGATCGGCGACGACGTCATGCTCTACCACGGGGTCACCCTCGGCGGGACCTCGCACGCTCGCGTCAAGCGGCACCCCACGCTCGGCGACAACGTCCTCGTCGGCGCGGGGGCGAAGATCCTCGGCCCGGTCCACGTCGGCAGCAACGTCAAGGTCGGTGCGAACTCCGTCGTCGTCAAGGACGTCCCGACCGGCGCCGTCGCGACCGGGGTCCCCGCGGTCTACCGCTTCCCGCAGGTCGAGGCGCAGAAGGTCGCCGACCGTGAGGTCGACCCGCTCGACCTGCCCTT